In the genome of bacterium, one region contains:
- a CDS encoding NAD(P)-dependent oxidoreductase → MTGGAGVVGSYVVRELIGRGERPVVVDAAPGHRLLRECGEHVDFQQADITDLDTLRALCARHRVRTILHLAALTGAASNDEPMVMFRTNMLGTMQVLEAARLCGVRRVVMASTRTVYPDFDGTPYGHPRYDPVPEDHWLAPTRPYEVWKHAAERMGEFYREQFGVEFAAFRFAIYFAAERTLTPATRAMGMLHAMIGNAVRGVPTVFPAGADRAMDCIYVRDLAHAFVLAGTAPALPHAAYNIGRGEAVTPAQFAAAVAAAVPGARIEVGPGVDFAPGHYCVLDIGRARRDFGYDPEWPLETAVADCVRRARALLAEPAERPEDLP, encoded by the coding sequence GTGACTGGCGGCGCAGGCGTGGTGGGCTCGTACGTCGTCCGGGAGTTGATCGGCCGGGGCGAGCGACCCGTCGTCGTCGATGCCGCACCGGGGCACCGGCTGCTCCGCGAATGCGGCGAGCACGTGGATTTTCAGCAGGCCGACATCACAGACCTCGATACCCTGAGGGCCCTCTGCGCGCGCCACCGAGTGAGGACGATCCTGCACCTCGCCGCCCTCACCGGGGCCGCGTCCAACGACGAGCCGATGGTCATGTTCCGGACAAACATGCTGGGGACGATGCAGGTCTTGGAAGCCGCCCGGCTGTGCGGGGTGCGCCGGGTCGTGATGGCGAGTACCCGCACGGTCTACCCCGACTTTGACGGCACGCCGTACGGCCACCCCCGCTATGACCCGGTCCCCGAGGACCACTGGTTGGCCCCCACCCGTCCCTATGAAGTGTGGAAGCATGCCGCGGAGCGGATGGGAGAATTTTACCGCGAGCAATTCGGGGTCGAGTTCGCGGCCTTCCGGTTCGCGATCTACTTCGCGGCGGAGCGCACGCTGACCCCGGCGACGCGGGCGATGGGCATGCTGCACGCGATGATCGGCAACGCGGTGCGCGGCGTCCCCACCGTGTTTCCGGCGGGCGCGGATCGCGCGATGGACTGCATCTACGTGCGCGATCTTGCTCATGCCTTCGTGCTGGCGGGCACGGCACCGGCGCTGCCCCACGCCGCCTACAACATCGGCCGGGGCGAGGCGGTAACCCCCGCGCAGTTCGCGGCGGCGGTCGCCGCCGCCGTTCCCGGGGCACGGATCGAGGTGGGGCCGGGGGTCGATTTCGCCCCCGGTCACTACTGCGTACTCGACATCGGCCGCGCCCGGCGGGATTTCGGCTACGATCCGGAATGGCCGCTCGAAACCGCCGTCGCCGACTGCGTCCGAAGGGCGCGGGCGCTCTTGGCCGAGCCGGCGGAGCGCCCCGAAGATCTGCCATGA
- a CDS encoding NAD(P)-dependent oxidoreductase: MKVLVTGAAGVVGSHVVRQLLSERGVGVVAADLLPTPGPMLAAVEGYEYRRLDVTDLAQVLETFTNVRPERVVHLAAVVGDWYNRYPRANHEVNLGGTLNMFEACRLSAVPRIVFASTWSMYPDFRGTPHGHPRYEPVPESTSPMPVRPYEIVKYACERLAAWYGQLYDLEFAALRFGGYYAAERRFQIEPRGGGALSDMVAAAAAGRAFRLEAGGDQGFDAVHVKDCAHGCVRAVLARETPSRVYNIGTGEVTTLDEAASVLRRLVPGCDLAVGPGLLGIKHYCRLDISRARAELGYAPRFSLEEGLRDCLADLRRAAAG; encoded by the coding sequence ATGAAAGTGCTCGTGACCGGTGCGGCGGGCGTGGTCGGTTCTCACGTCGTCCGCCAGTTGTTGTCGGAACGCGGTGTGGGGGTCGTCGCGGCCGACCTGCTGCCGACGCCCGGGCCTATGCTCGCGGCGGTCGAGGGGTACGAGTATCGTCGACTCGATGTCACGGATCTCGCTCAAGTCCTCGAGACGTTCACGAACGTGCGGCCGGAGCGGGTCGTGCACCTCGCGGCCGTGGTCGGGGACTGGTACAATCGCTACCCGCGGGCGAACCACGAGGTGAACCTCGGTGGAACGCTCAACATGTTCGAGGCCTGCCGTCTCTCCGCGGTGCCGCGCATCGTATTTGCGTCCACCTGGTCGATGTACCCCGACTTTCGCGGCACGCCGCACGGCCACCCCCGCTACGAGCCGGTGCCGGAGTCGACGTCTCCGATGCCGGTCAGGCCGTATGAAATCGTCAAGTACGCCTGCGAGCGGCTCGCGGCATGGTACGGACAACTCTACGACCTTGAGTTCGCAGCCCTCCGGTTCGGCGGATACTACGCCGCCGAGCGGCGGTTCCAGATCGAACCGCGCGGCGGGGGGGCGTTGAGCGACATGGTGGCCGCGGCCGCGGCGGGTCGGGCGTTCCGGCTCGAGGCCGGCGGGGATCAGGGCTTCGACGCGGTCCACGTCAAGGACTGTGCGCATGGGTGCGTTCGCGCCGTCCTTGCCCGGGAGACGCCGTCCCGGGTGTACAATATCGGGACCGGGGAGGTCACGACTCTGGACGAGGCGGCGTCCGTGCTGCGGCGGTTGGTGCCGGGGTGCGATCTCGCGGTCGGTCCCGGCCTCCTCGGGATAAAGCACTACTGCCGCCTCGATATCAGCCGGGCGAGAGCGGAACTCGGATACGCGCCCCGCTTTTCGCTGGAGGAGGGTCTCCGCGACTGCCTCGCCGATCTTCGGCGTGCGGCGGCCGGGTAA
- a CDS encoding asparaginase: MPLPHVHLITTGGTIAGRPDASGTVAPGLTPGDLLARIPDAAAAAYLTVEPLLEIPSSLMQFNDMLALAQRAKQALGAADVAGVVVTHGTGTLEQTAYFLDVALGEDRPVVVTGAMRNPTLPSDDGPMNLLNAIQVAACPRSQGLGVLVVMNGVVHAASDATKCHSASTAAFRSPEFGPLGTVDEDYVFYARRPYRRLPSVMPAEMSARVERIPFVADSSDLFLRAAVEAGVEGLVVESGRLTPSQVDVLMDARRRGTVVVIANPYHTGRLHRNTYRHEGAEAHLLSLGMVFAGTSGLKARVKLAILLSAGLDVGQIRERFHAEWQ, translated from the coding sequence ATGCCGCTGCCGCATGTTCACCTGATCACGACCGGCGGCACGATCGCGGGCAGGCCGGACGCCTCGGGAACGGTTGCCCCCGGATTGACCCCGGGTGATCTGCTGGCCCGGATCCCGGACGCCGCCGCCGCGGCCTATCTCACCGTAGAACCGCTTCTCGAGATCCCAAGCAGCCTGATGCAGTTCAACGACATGCTGGCCCTCGCCCAGCGCGCCAAACAGGCGTTGGGCGCCGCCGACGTCGCGGGGGTCGTGGTGACGCACGGGACGGGAACCTTGGAACAGACGGCGTATTTCCTGGACGTCGCGCTGGGGGAGGATCGGCCCGTGGTCGTCACGGGGGCGATGCGCAACCCGACGCTGCCGAGCGACGACGGCCCGATGAACCTTCTGAACGCCATTCAGGTGGCGGCGTGCCCGCGGTCACAGGGACTGGGCGTGCTCGTCGTGATGAACGGCGTGGTGCACGCCGCCAGCGATGCCACGAAGTGCCACTCGGCCAGCACCGCCGCTTTCCGGTCCCCCGAATTTGGCCCGCTCGGCACGGTGGACGAGGACTACGTCTTCTACGCCCGCCGCCCCTACCGGCGCCTGCCCTCCGTCATGCCCGCGGAGATGTCGGCGCGCGTCGAGCGGATCCCTTTCGTCGCCGATTCCAGCGATCTGTTCCTCCGCGCGGCGGTGGAGGCCGGGGTCGAGGGGCTCGTCGTCGAATCGGGCCGGCTGACCCCGAGTCAGGTGGACGTACTCATGGACGCCCGGCGCCGCGGGACGGTGGTCGTGATCGCCAACCCCTACCACACGGGACGGCTGCATCGGAATACCTACCGGCACGAGGGTGCGGAAGCGCATCTCCTCAGCCTCGGGATGGTGTTCGCCGGGACGTCCGGATTGAAAGCCAGGGTAAAGCTCGCGATTCTGTTGAGCGCCGGCTTGGACGTGGGGCAGATCCGCGAGCGATTCCACGCGGAGTGGCAGTAA
- a CDS encoding IclR family transcriptional regulator, giving the protein MPKSDAVKTVKRAIDILNILAEAHGEVGVIELSKRLKTSQSTIYRILSTLVGEGYAVQNPRTEKYGVGLQGIILAGAALNQLEIRKQAISLLERLANATGCNANLAILDAGEAMYVGRVDGPKSARMYTPVGRRAPAHATALGKAMLAFLPDAAVEEIVQRRGLAGCTPRTITDPAVLVRELERTRARGYAVDEEEFIQGTRCVAVPVRGESGAVEGALSVSGSIFQVQAEAVERLAGLLQDAAYELSGRLGCIA; this is encoded by the coding sequence ATGCCGAAGTCCGACGCGGTCAAAACGGTCAAACGCGCAATCGACATCCTCAACATCCTCGCCGAAGCCCACGGTGAGGTGGGCGTCATCGAACTGAGCAAGCGGCTGAAAACGAGCCAGAGCACGATCTACCGAATCCTTTCCACGCTCGTCGGCGAAGGCTACGCCGTCCAGAACCCTCGCACCGAGAAGTACGGCGTTGGGCTTCAAGGCATTATCTTGGCCGGCGCCGCGCTGAACCAACTCGAAATCCGCAAACAGGCCATCTCTCTACTCGAACGGCTCGCCAACGCCACGGGGTGCAACGCGAACCTCGCCATTCTCGACGCCGGGGAGGCCATGTACGTCGGACGGGTCGACGGGCCGAAGAGCGCCCGCATGTACACACCGGTGGGTCGGCGCGCGCCCGCGCACGCGACGGCGCTCGGCAAAGCGATGTTGGCCTTCCTGCCCGACGCCGCGGTGGAGGAGATCGTGCAACGGCGCGGGCTCGCCGGGTGCACGCCGCGGACGATCACGGACCCGGCCGTGCTGGTGCGGGAACTGGAACGGACCCGCGCCCGAGGCTACGCCGTGGACGAGGAAGAGTTCATTCAAGGTACTCGGTGCGTCGCCGTGCCGGTGCGCGGCGAGTCCGGCGCGGTCGAGGGCGCGCTCAGCGTGTCGGGCTCGATCTTCCAAGTCCAGGCCGAAGCGGTCGAGCGTCTGGCGGGGCTTCTCCAGGACGCGGCCTACGAACTCTCGGGACGCCTCGGCTGCATCGCGTGA
- a CDS encoding DegT/DnrJ/EryC1/StrS family aminotransferase, translating to MSTKSPVRQITYKPVMTDEMIAAAVRVLKGGKYIRSFPLEDSEGKRFEDEFCAYVGARHGINVASGTAALHLGLLAVGVGPGDEVITVPNTFSSVADVIILCGARPVLVDVEADTYNMNVNLVEAAITNRTKAIMPVHMNGQAVDMDPLMRIAKRHGLRVVEDVCHAAGGKYRDTFLGTIGDAGAFSFVQNKCISVGGEGGLLATNDPQISETAMMLANHGRGRRWFEGHKARTVYRAQQIEMVGFNYRQNELLSAIGRIQLRYLDEWNERRRQNADRYRRRLAEFPNDLVVPQPKPFAIHSMLRFVAQTPQRDALKAHLEARGVHVMVEYGTPIHLDHAYQAYCGAPEGTFPVTERLAQTILTLPCYQTLDAGDIDYVVDAIRDFYNA from the coding sequence ATGTCGACGAAGAGTCCTGTGCGCCAGATCACCTATAAGCCGGTGATGACGGATGAGATGATCGCCGCCGCCGTGCGCGTCCTCAAGGGGGGGAAGTACATCCGCAGCTTCCCGCTCGAGGACTCGGAAGGGAAGCGCTTCGAGGACGAGTTCTGCGCCTACGTCGGGGCGCGGCACGGGATCAACGTCGCAAGCGGCACGGCGGCGCTCCACCTCGGCCTGCTGGCCGTGGGGGTGGGGCCCGGCGATGAGGTCATCACCGTCCCCAACACGTTCTCGTCGGTTGCAGATGTGATCATCCTCTGCGGCGCCCGCCCCGTGCTCGTCGATGTGGAGGCGGATACCTACAACATGAACGTCAACCTCGTCGAGGCGGCGATCACCAACCGGACGAAGGCCATCATGCCCGTGCACATGAACGGTCAGGCGGTCGATATGGACCCGTTGATGCGGATCGCGAAACGGCACGGGCTCAGGGTGGTCGAGGACGTGTGCCACGCCGCCGGAGGGAAGTACAGGGACACGTTCCTCGGCACGATCGGGGATGCGGGCGCCTTCTCCTTCGTCCAAAACAAGTGCATCTCGGTGGGGGGAGAAGGCGGACTGCTGGCGACGAACGACCCACAGATCTCGGAAACGGCGATGATGCTCGCGAACCACGGCCGGGGGCGGCGGTGGTTCGAAGGGCACAAGGCCCGCACGGTGTATCGTGCCCAGCAGATCGAGATGGTGGGGTTCAACTACCGGCAAAACGAACTGCTCTCCGCGATCGGGCGGATCCAGCTCCGCTATCTCGACGAGTGGAACGAGCGGCGCCGCCAGAACGCCGATCGCTATCGCCGGCGGCTGGCCGAGTTTCCGAACGACCTCGTCGTGCCGCAGCCAAAGCCCTTTGCCATCCACAGCATGCTCCGGTTCGTCGCCCAGACCCCGCAGCGGGACGCGCTCAAGGCCCATTTGGAGGCCCGGGGCGTCCACGTCATGGTGGAATACGGGACCCCGATCCATCTCGATCACGCCTATCAGGCGTACTGCGGGGCCCCCGAGGGCACGTTCCCCGTGACCGAGCGGCTCGCCCAGACGATCCTGACGCTGCCCTGCTACCAGACCCTGGACGCGGGCGACATCGATTACGTGGTGGATGCCATTCGGGATTTCTACAACGCGTAG
- a CDS encoding DegT/DnrJ/EryC1/StrS family aminotransferase, whose product MQIPYRFAYPITPQMRQAVEEVLEGRIHYFGPHTRRLEAKLAEVCGTPHALSVGSGSGALLLALHGCGVGPGDEVIMPANVYAAVPEAVLLVGATPVLADIDAATWNLSAEQAAQAMTPRTRALVVQHTYGQPVDMDPLLALASARGIRVIEDGAHALGAVYRGRRVGALGDVSVFAFSNKGISACGVGGAVTTREAGIADDMGLRRYHGRKGTYESLALGYNLRLTEMVAAVASCQLDCLAGWNERRRRNAEAYRRRLAEAGVPVRTQTELPDTRHVYLHFVVRTPDRDALRAHLADRGVETGVHYWPPSYLHAAFRARLPYRPGAFPIAEAQAAECLSLPCNPTVDERAVEYVVEQISDFYRARGDAGVGRPRAGREVQ is encoded by the coding sequence GTGCAGATTCCGTACCGATTTGCGTATCCGATTACTCCCCAGATGCGCCAGGCTGTCGAGGAGGTTCTGGAGGGCCGGATCCACTACTTCGGCCCGCACACGCGCCGGCTCGAGGCGAAACTTGCCGAGGTCTGTGGGACGCCCCACGCGCTGTCGGTGGGATCGGGGAGCGGCGCGCTGCTGTTGGCGCTCCACGGCTGCGGCGTCGGCCCCGGCGATGAGGTGATCATGCCGGCCAACGTCTACGCGGCGGTGCCCGAGGCCGTCCTGCTCGTCGGCGCGACGCCCGTGCTCGCCGACATCGATGCGGCGACGTGGAACCTCAGCGCGGAGCAGGCCGCGCAGGCGATGACCCCGCGGACCCGGGCGCTGGTCGTGCAGCACACGTACGGGCAGCCCGTGGATATGGATCCCCTGCTGGCCCTGGCCTCGGCCCGTGGGATCCGGGTGATCGAGGACGGCGCGCACGCGCTGGGCGCCGTGTATCGCGGCCGGCGGGTGGGGGCGCTCGGAGACGTGTCCGTCTTTGCGTTCAGCAACAAGGGGATCTCGGCCTGCGGCGTCGGCGGGGCGGTCACGACGCGGGAGGCGGGAATCGCCGACGACATGGGCCTGCGCCGGTATCACGGCCGGAAGGGGACGTACGAGTCGCTCGCGCTGGGGTACAACCTCAGGCTGACGGAAATGGTGGCCGCGGTGGCATCGTGCCAGCTCGATTGCCTCGCGGGGTGGAACGAGCGGCGGAGGCGCAACGCCGAAGCCTATCGCCGCCGCCTCGCCGAGGCGGGCGTGCCGGTTCGAACGCAGACCGAGCTGCCGGACACCCGCCACGTTTATCTGCACTTTGTCGTCCGCACCCCGGACCGCGACGCGCTGCGAGCGCACCTCGCCGATCGCGGCGTGGAAACCGGCGTCCACTACTGGCCGCCCAGTTACCTGCACGCGGCGTTTCGCGCCCGACTGCCGTACCGGCCGGGTGCGTTCCCGATCGCCGAGGCCCAGGCCGCGGAGTGCCTGTCGCTCCCGTGCAATCCGACCGTCGACGAACGGGCGGTCGAGTACGTGGTGGAGCAGATTTCGGATTTTTATCGTGCGCGAGGTGATGCAGGGGTGGGCAGGCCACGCGCCGGCCGCGAGGTGCAGTGA